One Streptomyces sp. NBC_01217 genomic region harbors:
- a CDS encoding sterol desaturase family protein, with the protein MPPNLPDVVLWSIPAFVLLTVLEMALHHFHPDDEAAGYEAKDAATSITMGLGSLVFDLLWKVPVVAIYTAVYELTPLRVPVLWWTVLLMLLAQDFFYYWSHRGHHVIRILWACHVVHHSSRKFNLSTALRQPWTSLTVWPFYVPLIACGVHPAALAFCSSANLVYQFWVHTERIDKLPRPFEYVLNTPSHHRVHHASQGGYLDRNFGGILILWDRLFGSFTAETQRPVYGLTKNIDTFNPLRVATHEYAAIARDVRAAGSWSERAGRIFRKPGWQPDTAAAHEALPARERTG; encoded by the coding sequence ATGCCGCCGAACCTGCCCGATGTCGTGCTCTGGTCCATACCGGCCTTCGTCCTGCTCACTGTCCTCGAAATGGCCCTCCACCACTTCCATCCCGATGACGAAGCCGCCGGATACGAGGCCAAGGACGCCGCCACCAGCATCACCATGGGGCTCGGCAGCCTGGTCTTCGACCTGCTGTGGAAGGTGCCCGTCGTCGCCATCTACACCGCGGTCTACGAACTCACCCCGCTGCGCGTCCCCGTGCTGTGGTGGACCGTCCTGCTGATGCTGCTCGCGCAGGACTTCTTCTACTACTGGTCCCACCGCGGCCACCACGTCATCCGGATCCTGTGGGCCTGCCATGTCGTCCACCACTCCAGCCGGAAGTTCAACCTCTCCACCGCGCTGCGCCAGCCCTGGACGTCGCTGACCGTCTGGCCGTTCTATGTGCCGCTCATCGCCTGCGGTGTCCATCCGGCCGCGCTCGCCTTCTGTTCGTCGGCGAACCTCGTCTACCAGTTCTGGGTGCACACCGAGCGCATCGACAAGCTCCCCAGGCCCTTCGAGTACGTACTGAACACGCCCTCCCACCACCGGGTGCACCACGCCTCGCAGGGCGGCTATCTGGACCGGAACTTCGGCGGCATCCTGATCCTTTGGGACCGGCTCTTCGGATCGTTCACCGCCGAGACGCAGCGGCCCGTATACGGACTCACCAAGAACATCGACACCTTCAACCCGCTCCGGGTCGCCACCCATGAGTACGCCGCCATCGCCCGTGACGTACGGGCGGCGGGCAGCTGGAGCGAGCGGGCCGGCCGGATCTTCCGTAAGCCGGGCTGGCAGCCGGACACGGCGGCCGCCCATGAGGCCCTGCCCGCCCGGGAGCGCACCGGATGA
- a CDS encoding NACHT domain-containing protein encodes MQGLEVAMVRLATTVIGTVAKSLVTPKPGAGLVPDPVRPLPRPAKPDRLAKVLGGRLALSYAGMPEHERLAAVEAVRDTFAAAGELTAERLFAVDLDPERLRAELSAPAAGLSERAVELYEELLGRCCAHAVEQLTAQPSFAARAAVEQVRAAGRTRELVEDVRARVGPHPDAAAPAFEQRYAQFVAATNSRMGLFGLTLGRSAGEWPLQTAYISLTVSSHDSGPQWWELSAPDRVTVRAEQAIMESNRLLLRGPAGSGKSTLVQWLALNAARRTFAAELMDWNRCVPFVLRLRAFTSYENLPAPDDFLRATGVPLHGAAPAGWADRLLTEGRALVLVDGVDEVPTRLRNRTERWLKDLIAAYPQARYVVTTRPSAVPDGWLGQQDFVAHSLLPMERDDIRAFIGHWHEAARAECLSDDERALLDTYEDSLRRTVGVRRDLGRLATNPLMCALLCALNRDRRMQLPRARKELYDAALDMLLVRRDTEREIAGVEGVDLTREEQTALLQRLAYWLIRNGQVETGRDEAVAMVTQWLRAMPQVRGTAQQVFSHLLIRSGLLREPAPGAVDFVHRTFLDYLGAKAAVEARDFGVLVRNAHDDGWDDVVQMAVGHARVDERAVLLGKLLLRADQERVHEHRLVLLAAASLEHAPELDPEIRQRVEDRTEDLLPPLTEEDTDALAKVGELVLGLLPGPDEVNEGEAAAIVRTAAKIKGDAAYEVVSRFRDDERRQVVLALSEAWSSFDAEPYAREILAGHAWDDDRYAYVRTSDQLAALRHIPRARWVHLQGDHEDFPQVTSRPDVERLFVYHNRDLDDLSRIAAMPRLRGLGLSLCPWAEDLAPLARPGLEWLFLIELHPLLDPGPIGDMPDLRHLTLGHPFLIESIGELPVLHRLTSLTLSQQTRYMSLNGLERWPALRQLTLSGHTHVRQLADMAPLGGLESLTLNQLSPLDLRPLAPLTELRTLCLFQCEVQDGLAPLRELTGLTSLELAAHSGPVDLAPLSGRTELTITLSHGTRASGIEHFPPERIVRHS; translated from the coding sequence GTGCAGGGTCTGGAAGTTGCTATGGTCCGGCTGGCCACGACGGTGATCGGTACGGTCGCCAAGTCGCTGGTGACACCGAAACCCGGCGCGGGCCTGGTGCCGGACCCGGTGCGCCCGCTCCCCCGCCCGGCGAAACCGGACCGCCTGGCGAAGGTGCTCGGCGGGCGGCTGGCCCTGTCGTACGCCGGGATGCCCGAGCACGAGCGGCTGGCCGCCGTGGAGGCGGTACGGGACACCTTCGCGGCGGCGGGGGAGTTGACGGCGGAGCGGTTGTTCGCCGTGGACCTTGACCCCGAGCGGCTGCGCGCCGAGCTGTCGGCGCCCGCCGCGGGCCTCTCGGAGCGTGCGGTCGAGCTGTACGAGGAACTGCTCGGCCGGTGCTGTGCGCATGCCGTGGAGCAGCTGACCGCCCAGCCGTCGTTCGCGGCGCGGGCCGCGGTGGAACAGGTCCGTGCGGCGGGGCGGACGCGGGAGCTGGTGGAGGATGTACGGGCCCGGGTGGGGCCGCACCCGGACGCGGCGGCGCCGGCCTTCGAGCAGCGGTACGCGCAGTTCGTGGCCGCGACGAACAGCCGGATGGGACTGTTCGGGCTGACGCTGGGCCGCTCGGCGGGCGAGTGGCCGCTTCAGACGGCCTACATCAGTCTGACGGTGAGTTCCCATGACTCCGGTCCGCAGTGGTGGGAGCTGTCCGCACCGGACCGGGTGACGGTCCGGGCCGAGCAGGCCATCATGGAGTCCAACCGGCTGCTGCTGCGCGGCCCGGCGGGTTCCGGCAAGAGCACGCTGGTGCAGTGGCTGGCGCTGAATGCCGCACGCCGCACGTTCGCCGCCGAGCTGATGGACTGGAACCGCTGTGTGCCGTTCGTCCTGCGGCTGCGCGCCTTCACCTCGTACGAGAACCTGCCCGCCCCGGACGACTTCCTGCGCGCGACCGGGGTCCCGCTGCACGGCGCGGCGCCCGCCGGGTGGGCGGACCGGCTGCTGACCGAGGGCCGGGCGCTGGTCCTGGTCGACGGGGTGGACGAGGTCCCGACGCGGCTGCGCAACCGTACCGAGCGCTGGCTCAAGGACCTGATCGCGGCCTACCCCCAGGCCCGCTACGTGGTCACGACCCGGCCGTCCGCCGTCCCGGACGGATGGCTGGGACAGCAGGACTTCGTCGCGCACTCACTGCTGCCGATGGAGCGGGACGACATCCGCGCGTTCATCGGGCACTGGCACGAGGCGGCGAGGGCGGAGTGCCTGTCCGACGACGAGCGGGCGCTGCTCGACACGTACGAGGACTCGCTGCGGCGGACGGTCGGGGTGCGCCGGGACCTGGGCCGGCTGGCGACCAACCCGCTGATGTGCGCGCTGCTGTGCGCGTTGAACCGGGACCGGCGGATGCAACTTCCGCGTGCCCGCAAGGAGTTGTACGACGCGGCACTGGACATGCTGCTCGTACGCCGCGACACCGAGCGCGAGATAGCGGGTGTGGAGGGCGTCGACCTGACCCGCGAGGAACAGACCGCGCTGCTCCAGCGACTGGCGTACTGGCTGATCCGTAACGGGCAGGTGGAGACGGGCCGCGACGAGGCTGTCGCGATGGTGACGCAGTGGCTGCGGGCGATGCCGCAGGTGCGGGGCACGGCGCAGCAGGTGTTCTCGCATCTGCTGATCAGGAGCGGACTGCTGCGCGAACCGGCGCCGGGCGCCGTGGACTTCGTACACCGGACGTTCCTGGACTACCTGGGCGCCAAGGCCGCGGTGGAGGCGCGGGACTTCGGAGTGCTGGTGCGCAACGCGCACGACGACGGGTGGGACGACGTGGTCCAGATGGCGGTGGGGCATGCGCGGGTGGACGAACGGGCGGTGCTGCTGGGGAAGTTGCTGCTCCGCGCGGACCAGGAGCGCGTCCACGAGCACCGGCTGGTGCTGCTGGCCGCGGCGAGCCTGGAGCATGCTCCGGAGCTGGACCCGGAGATTCGACAGCGGGTGGAGGACCGCACCGAGGACCTGCTGCCGCCGCTCACCGAAGAGGACACCGATGCGCTCGCGAAGGTCGGCGAGCTGGTGCTGGGCCTCCTGCCGGGCCCGGATGAGGTGAACGAGGGCGAAGCAGCCGCGATCGTACGTACGGCGGCGAAGATCAAGGGGGACGCGGCCTACGAAGTCGTCTCCCGCTTCAGGGACGACGAGCGGCGCCAGGTCGTGCTGGCCCTTTCCGAAGCCTGGAGCTCCTTCGACGCGGAGCCGTACGCGCGCGAGATCCTGGCGGGCCATGCCTGGGACGACGACAGATACGCCTACGTCCGCACCAGCGACCAGCTGGCCGCGCTGCGCCACATCCCGCGCGCCCGGTGGGTGCATCTCCAGGGTGACCACGAGGACTTCCCGCAGGTGACGTCACGGCCGGACGTGGAACGGCTCTTCGTCTACCACAACCGGGACCTCGACGATCTGAGCCGCATCGCGGCCATGCCCCGGCTGCGCGGGCTCGGCCTCAGTCTGTGCCCGTGGGCCGAGGATCTCGCACCACTGGCCCGGCCGGGTCTCGAATGGCTCTTTCTGATCGAACTGCACCCACTGCTGGACCCGGGGCCGATCGGGGACATGCCCGACCTTCGGCATCTCACGCTCGGCCATCCGTTCCTCATCGAGAGCATCGGCGAACTCCCCGTACTCCACCGGCTCACCAGCCTGACCCTGTCCCAGCAGACCAGGTACATGAGCCTGAACGGGCTCGAACGCTGGCCGGCCCTGCGCCAACTGACCCTGAGCGGCCACACGCATGTGCGGCAGCTGGCGGACATGGCCCCGCTCGGCGGGCTGGAGTCCCTCACTCTGAATCAACTGTCGCCGCTCGACCTCCGGCCGCTGGCACCGCTCACCGAGCTGCGTACGCTCTGCCTCTTCCAGTGCGAGGTACAGGACGGACTGGCGCCGCTGCGCGAACTGACCGGCCTCACGTCGCTCGAACTCGCCGCGCACTCCGGCCCCGTGGACCTGGCCCCGCTGAGCGGCCGCACCGAGCTGACCATCACGCTCTCGCACGGCACCCGGGCCAGCGGCATCGAACACTTCCCGCCCGAGCGCATCGTGCGCCACTCCTAG
- a CDS encoding VIT1/CCC1 transporter family protein yields the protein MTDSQAHDEAHGNGLGTRLNWLRAAVLGANDGVVSTAGLVVGVAGATGDRGTLLTAGLAGLLAGSMSMAAGEYVSVSTQRDSEKAALATEKRELAETPEAELIELTGLLEGKGLSREVAREAALQLTERDALRAHAEVELGIDPDELTNPWHAAGASCLAFTAGALLPLLAIVLPPSSLRLPVTVLSVLAALALTGWWSARLGAAAPAPAVLRNMGGGAAAMAVTYAVGQLLGAVGV from the coding sequence GTGACGGATTCCCAGGCGCACGACGAAGCGCACGGCAACGGGCTCGGCACGCGGCTGAACTGGCTGCGAGCCGCGGTCCTCGGTGCCAACGACGGCGTGGTCTCCACGGCCGGCCTGGTTGTCGGCGTTGCGGGCGCCACCGGCGACCGCGGCACCCTGCTCACCGCGGGCCTGGCTGGCCTGCTGGCCGGATCCATGTCGATGGCGGCGGGCGAGTACGTATCGGTCTCCACCCAGCGCGATTCGGAGAAGGCCGCGCTGGCGACGGAGAAGCGGGAGCTGGCGGAGACGCCCGAGGCCGAACTCATCGAACTCACCGGCCTGTTGGAGGGCAAGGGATTGAGCCGGGAGGTCGCCCGCGAGGCCGCCCTCCAGCTCACCGAACGCGATGCGCTGCGCGCCCACGCGGAGGTCGAGCTGGGCATCGACCCGGACGAGCTGACGAACCCGTGGCACGCGGCGGGCGCGAGCTGCCTGGCGTTCACGGCGGGCGCGCTGCTGCCCCTGCTGGCCATCGTGCTGCCCCCGTCGTCGCTGCGGCTCCCCGTGACCGTGCTCTCGGTACTGGCGGCGCTGGCCCTGACCGGCTGGTGGAGCGCCCGGCTGGGGGCGGCGGCACCGGCACCTGCGGTCCTGCGGAACATGGGCGGGGGAGCGGCGGCGATGGCGGTCACCTATGCGGTGGGGCAGTTGCTGGGGGCGGTGGGGGTCTAG
- a CDS encoding DEDDh family exonuclease, whose protein sequence is MTMLDDRQTAAPWPTAYPQGYAVVDVETTGLARDDRIVSAAVYRLDAQGNVEDHWYTLVNPERDPGPVWIHGLTSDVLEGAPLFPEVAAQLSERLAGRVLVAHNAAFDWSMLAREYARASVTAPVEQRLCTIALSKELRLPLPNHKLESLAAHFGVVQQRAHHALDDARVLAEAFRPSLHAAARGGVRLPLLECRPLTEWSDSPMTPRIGYQPSYGQGSWRPSRKRPACPYPNPGRYEKDKPLMQGMRVAFSGDTSVDRELLEDRAVEAGLHVATSVSRLTSLLVTNDPDSATSKTLKAKSFGTPVLDESAFTHLLRDVAPSSALRAAPSSE, encoded by the coding sequence GTGACCATGCTCGACGACCGCCAGACCGCAGCACCGTGGCCGACCGCCTACCCGCAGGGGTACGCGGTCGTCGACGTGGAGACCACCGGACTCGCACGGGACGACCGGATAGTGTCCGCCGCCGTCTACCGCCTGGACGCGCAGGGCAATGTCGAGGACCACTGGTACACCCTCGTCAACCCCGAACGCGATCCCGGCCCGGTCTGGATCCACGGGCTGACCAGCGATGTCCTCGAAGGCGCTCCGCTCTTCCCGGAGGTCGCCGCCCAGCTCTCCGAGCGGCTCGCGGGCCGGGTGCTCGTCGCGCACAACGCGGCCTTCGACTGGTCGATGCTGGCCCGGGAGTACGCACGGGCTTCGGTCACCGCCCCCGTCGAGCAGCGGCTGTGCACCATCGCGCTCTCCAAGGAGCTGCGGCTGCCGCTGCCCAACCACAAGCTGGAGTCGCTGGCCGCACACTTCGGCGTCGTGCAGCAGCGCGCCCACCACGCGCTGGACGACGCCCGGGTGCTGGCCGAGGCGTTCCGGCCGAGTCTGCACGCGGCGGCGCGGGGAGGGGTGCGGCTGCCGTTGCTGGAGTGCCGGCCGCTGACCGAGTGGTCGGACTCCCCCATGACCCCGCGGATCGGCTACCAGCCCTCGTACGGTCAGGGCAGCTGGCGTCCCTCGCGCAAGCGTCCGGCGTGCCCGTATCCGAACCCCGGGCGGTACGAGAAGGACAAACCTCTCATGCAGGGCATGCGGGTGGCGTTCTCCGGGGACACCTCCGTCGACCGCGAGCTGCTGGAGGACCGGGCCGTGGAGGCCGGGCTGCATGTGGCGACCAGCGTGTCCCGGCTGACCAGTCTGCTCGTCACCAATGACCCGGACTCGGCGACGTCGAAAACGCTGAAGGCGAAGTCGTTCGGGACACCGGTCCTGGACGAGAGCGCGTTCACCCATCTGCTGCGCGATGTGGCACCGTCGTCGGCCCTGAGGGCCGCGCCGTCATCGGAGTGA
- a CDS encoding SURF1 family cytochrome oxidase biogenesis protein, with product MYRFLLTRQWLILALLALVLIPTMVELGFWQLHRHEHKVAQNALISRNLKAHPVPVASLTSPGHTVPRSDYWRAVTATGTYDTAHEVVVRRRTSTDGRIGVHVLIPLDLKGGGTVLVNRGWVPSADSQRAFPDVPAVPKGEVTVTGRLKADETTSASGIKDISDLPDRQVMLINSSQEAKRLSRPVLGGYIEQTGPEPAGDSPELIAAPDDGSIGPHMAYAVQWWLFAAGVPVGFVVLVRREKRDRAQAAAKAAEEQETPGPKKPEQAEPATA from the coding sequence GTGTACCGCTTCCTGTTGACCCGGCAGTGGCTGATCCTCGCCCTCCTCGCCCTCGTACTGATCCCCACGATGGTCGAGCTGGGCTTCTGGCAGCTGCACCGGCATGAGCACAAGGTCGCGCAGAACGCCCTGATCTCCCGCAACCTCAAGGCGCACCCGGTTCCGGTCGCCTCGCTCACCTCGCCGGGTCACACGGTCCCGCGCTCGGACTACTGGCGCGCGGTGACGGCCACGGGTACGTACGACACCGCTCATGAGGTGGTCGTACGCCGCAGGACCTCCACCGACGGCCGGATCGGCGTCCACGTCCTGATCCCGCTCGACCTCAAGGGCGGCGGCACGGTCCTGGTCAACCGCGGCTGGGTGCCCTCCGCCGACAGCCAGCGCGCCTTCCCCGACGTACCGGCCGTACCCAAGGGCGAAGTGACCGTCACCGGACGGCTCAAGGCCGACGAGACGACGAGCGCCAGCGGCATCAAGGACATCTCCGATCTGCCGGACCGCCAGGTGATGCTGATCAACAGCTCCCAGGAGGCCAAGAGGCTCTCCCGGCCGGTGCTGGGCGGCTACATCGAGCAGACCGGCCCCGAGCCGGCCGGGGACTCCCCGGAGCTGATCGCGGCCCCCGACGACGGCTCGATCGGCCCGCACATGGCGTACGCCGTCCAGTGGTGGCTGTTCGCCGCCGGTGTCCCGGTCGGCTTCGTGGTCCTGGTCCGCAGGGAGAAGCGCGACCGGGCGCAGGCCGCGGCCAAGGCCGCCGAGGAGCAGGAGACGCCCGGGCCGAAGAAGCCGGAGCAGGCGGAACCCGCGACCGCCTGA
- a CDS encoding glycoside hydrolase family 15 protein translates to MTPRIEDYALIGDLQTAALVSRNGSVDWLCLPRFDSGACFAALLGDEDNGHWRIAPKGAETCTRRGYAGDSLVLETFWETRTGTVKVIDFMPQRDQEPDVMRIVEGISGTVDMSSVIRLRFDFGSVVPWVRRSQGHRVAVAGPDSAWLRSEPPVKTWGQQFSTCSSFTVAAGEQVAFVLTWHPSHSPRPELVDPYEALENTLGDWAEWSAQCRYQGPYREAVIRSLITLKALTFGPTGGIVAAPTTSLPEEIGGVRNWDYRFCWLRDSTLTLGSLISAGYLEEAAAWRDWLLRAVAGDPADLQIMYGLAGERRLPESELPWLRGYENSSPVRIGNAAVRQRQLDVYGEVIDSLRLAREAGLDDKPHAWNLQLSLLGFLESTWREPDEGLWEIRGQRRHFVHSKVMAWVAADRAVRTLEKNPALTGDAERWRTMREAVHREVCEKGYDPVRNTFTQSYGSRNLDAATLLIPRTGFLPPDDPRVIGTVDAVRAELGNDCLVRRYSTDGASIDGLPGSEGAFLACSFWLADALILTGRADEARDLFERLLALRNDVGLLSEEYDPAGHRQLGNFPQAFSHIGLVGTAMALAGEDTLEGDTAG, encoded by the coding sequence GTGACCCCACGTATCGAGGACTATGCCCTCATCGGCGATCTGCAGACAGCCGCCCTGGTCAGCAGGAACGGTTCTGTCGACTGGCTCTGTCTGCCCCGCTTCGACTCCGGCGCCTGTTTCGCGGCCCTGCTCGGCGACGAGGACAACGGGCACTGGCGGATCGCCCCGAAGGGTGCGGAGACCTGCACCCGACGCGGCTATGCGGGTGACTCCCTCGTCCTGGAGACGTTCTGGGAGACCCGTACCGGCACGGTCAAGGTCATCGACTTCATGCCGCAGCGCGACCAGGAACCCGATGTCATGCGGATCGTCGAGGGCATCAGCGGCACCGTCGACATGAGCTCCGTGATCCGGCTGCGCTTCGACTTCGGCTCGGTCGTGCCGTGGGTGCGCCGCTCGCAGGGGCACCGGGTGGCGGTCGCGGGGCCGGACTCGGCCTGGCTGCGCAGCGAGCCGCCGGTCAAGACCTGGGGCCAGCAGTTCTCCACCTGCTCGTCGTTCACCGTCGCCGCGGGCGAGCAGGTGGCGTTCGTCCTGACCTGGCACCCCTCGCACTCGCCCCGCCCCGAACTCGTCGACCCGTACGAGGCGCTGGAGAACACCCTGGGCGACTGGGCCGAGTGGTCGGCGCAGTGCAGGTACCAGGGCCCGTACCGGGAGGCGGTGATCCGGTCGCTGATCACGCTGAAGGCGCTCACCTTCGGCCCGACCGGCGGCATCGTGGCCGCTCCCACCACCTCGCTGCCCGAGGAGATCGGCGGCGTACGGAACTGGGACTACCGCTTCTGCTGGCTGCGGGACTCCACGCTGACGCTCGGCTCCCTCATCTCGGCCGGCTATCTGGAGGAGGCCGCCGCGTGGCGGGACTGGCTGCTGCGGGCCGTCGCCGGGGACCCGGCCGATCTGCAGATCATGTACGGACTGGCGGGCGAGCGCAGGCTGCCCGAGTCGGAGCTGCCGTGGCTGCGCGGTTACGAGAACTCCAGCCCGGTCAGGATCGGCAACGCCGCGGTCCGCCAGCGTCAGCTCGATGTGTACGGGGAGGTCATCGACTCGTTGCGGCTCGCCCGCGAGGCGGGTCTTGACGACAAGCCGCACGCCTGGAATCTGCAGCTCAGTCTGCTCGGCTTCCTGGAGTCGACCTGGCGCGAGCCGGACGAGGGGCTGTGGGAGATCCGCGGCCAGCGCCGCCACTTCGTGCACTCCAAGGTGATGGCCTGGGTCGCCGCCGACCGTGCCGTACGCACCCTGGAGAAGAACCCCGCGCTGACGGGCGACGCCGAGCGGTGGCGCACGATGCGCGAAGCCGTGCACCGGGAGGTGTGCGAGAAGGGGTACGACCCGGTGCGGAACACCTTCACACAGTCCTACGGCTCCCGGAACCTGGACGCCGCGACGCTGCTGATCCCCCGCACCGGTTTCCTGCCGCCGGACGATCCGCGGGTGATCGGGACGGTCGACGCCGTCCGGGCCGAGCTGGGCAACGACTGTCTGGTCCGCCGCTACAGCACGGACGGCGCCTCGATCGACGGGCTGCCCGGCAGCGAAGGGGCCTTCCTGGCATGCTCGTTCTGGCTGGCCGACGCCCTGATCCTCACCGGGCGCGCCGATGAGGCCAGGGATCTCTTCGAGCGGCTCCTGGCGCTCCGCAACGATGTGGGGCTGCTCTCCGAGGAGTACGACCCCGCCGGGCACCGCCAGCTCGGCAACTTCCCCCAGGCGTTCAGTCACATCGGACTGGTGGGCACCGCGATGGCCCTGGCCGGGGAGGACACGCTGGAGGGCGACACGGCAGGATAG
- a CDS encoding SDR family oxidoreductase, producing MDLGLKDRVYILTGATRGLGNATARALTEDGAKVIITGRDEKSVEAAAAELGPDAVGLAADNADPASAQRLVDSARERFGRLDGILISVGGPAPGFVADNTDEQWQSAFESVFLGAVRLARATAATLGEGGVIGFVLSGSVYEPISGLTISNGLRPGLAGFAKSLANELGPRGIRVVGVLPGRIGTDRMRELDTLSGDAEASRAANEASIPLRRYGRPEEFGRTAAFLLSPAASYLTGVMLPVDGGSRHGF from the coding sequence ATGGATCTTGGACTGAAGGACCGTGTGTACATCCTCACCGGAGCGACCCGGGGGCTGGGCAACGCCACCGCCCGGGCGCTGACCGAGGACGGCGCGAAGGTGATCATCACCGGCCGGGACGAGAAGAGCGTCGAGGCCGCCGCCGCCGAACTGGGGCCGGACGCCGTCGGCCTCGCCGCGGACAACGCCGACCCCGCGTCCGCGCAGCGCCTGGTGGACAGTGCACGCGAGCGGTTCGGCCGACTCGACGGCATTCTCATCAGCGTCGGCGGGCCGGCGCCCGGCTTCGTCGCCGACAACACCGACGAGCAGTGGCAGTCGGCGTTCGAGTCGGTGTTCCTGGGAGCGGTACGTCTGGCCAGGGCCACCGCGGCCACGCTCGGCGAGGGCGGGGTCATCGGCTTCGTGCTCTCCGGCTCGGTGTACGAGCCGATCAGCGGGCTGACGATCTCCAACGGTCTGCGCCCCGGCCTGGCCGGTTTCGCCAAGTCCCTGGCGAACGAGCTCGGCCCCCGGGGCATCCGCGTCGTGGGCGTGCTGCCGGGCCGGATCGGCACGGACCGGATGCGTGAGCTGGATACGCTCTCGGGCGATGCGGAGGCGTCTCGCGCGGCCAATGAGGCGAGCATTCCGCTGCGGCGCTACGGCAGGCCGGAGGAGTTCGGCCGCACCGCGGCGTTCCTGCTCTCGCCCGCGGCCTCGTATCTGACGGGCGTCATGCTGCCGGTCGACGGCGGCTCCCGGCACGGCTTCTGA
- the amaP gene encoding alkaline shock response membrane anchor protein AmaP — protein MLRTVNRVLLGLAGLVLVCGGGAVLAAGLGLSVPSWWPWDGKGDVLLSGADRDRWRGEGWWWPTVIAALAVVVVLALWWLLAQLRRARLAEVLVDSGDGEGALLRGRALEGVLAQEAGTLDGVARAQVVLTGRRSSPHARIRLLMEPHAAPDETLGRLTDEALAHARDSAGLAELPAEVRLRAVKHRAERVS, from the coding sequence TTGCTCAGGACCGTCAACCGGGTACTGCTGGGCCTGGCCGGCCTGGTGCTGGTCTGCGGCGGTGGTGCGGTGCTCGCGGCCGGGCTCGGCCTCTCCGTACCGTCCTGGTGGCCCTGGGACGGCAAGGGTGATGTCCTCCTCAGCGGGGCCGACCGGGATCGCTGGCGCGGCGAGGGCTGGTGGTGGCCGACGGTGATCGCGGCCCTCGCCGTCGTGGTCGTTCTTGCCCTGTGGTGGCTGCTGGCCCAGCTGCGCCGCGCCCGCCTGGCCGAGGTGCTGGTGGACAGCGGCGACGGCGAGGGCGCGCTGCTGCGGGGGCGGGCGCTGGAGGGGGTGCTCGCCCAGGAGGCGGGAACCTTGGACGGGGTGGCGCGCGCCCAGGTCGTGCTGACCGGCCGGCGCAGTTCGCCGCACGCCAGGATCCGGCTGCTGATGGAGCCGCACGCCGCTCCGGACGAGACGCTAGGCCGCCTCACCGACGAGGCGCTGGCCCATGCGCGGGATTCGGCGGGGCTGGCCGAGCTGCCGGCCGAGGTCCGGCTGAGGGCCGTCAAGCACCGTGCGGAAAGGGTGAGTTGA
- a CDS encoding DUF6286 domain-containing protein encodes MTEPHDPEHRTQRLPTTKPVERGDVLELDQSASSAAYEPLPAQQDGDGRAGRFWSARRIPAALLALVVLAAAGLLLYDVAAVRADRPAMRWRRTLARELAERPLDNAWVLAGTAAAMAIGVWLLVLALTPGLRDLLPMRRDRPGVRAGLDRTAAALVLRDRAVEVSGVQSVRVRMGRSKVGVRAVSHFRELDDVRADLDTVLGTGIRELGLARPPSLSVHVRRPAKKG; translated from the coding sequence ATGACCGAACCCCACGACCCGGAACACCGTACGCAACGACTGCCCACCACCAAGCCCGTCGAACGGGGGGATGTCCTCGAACTCGACCAGTCCGCCTCGTCCGCGGCCTACGAACCGCTGCCCGCGCAGCAGGACGGCGACGGCAGGGCGGGCCGCTTCTGGTCCGCGCGCCGAATCCCCGCGGCGCTCCTCGCCCTGGTGGTCCTGGCCGCCGCCGGGCTGCTCCTCTACGACGTGGCGGCGGTACGGGCCGATCGCCCGGCGATGCGCTGGCGCCGCACACTGGCCCGTGAACTCGCCGAACGGCCGCTGGACAACGCCTGGGTGCTGGCCGGCACGGCGGCGGCCATGGCGATCGGGGTGTGGCTGCTCGTGCTCGCCCTCACCCCCGGACTCCGCGATCTGCTGCCGATGCGCCGGGACCGCCCCGGTGTTCGGGCCGGCCTCGACCGGACCGCGGCCGCGCTGGTCCTGCGCGACCGGGCCGTCGAGGTGTCCGGTGTGCAGTCCGTACGGGTCCGGATGGGCCGGAGCAAGGTCGGGGTCCGCGCGGTGTCGCACTTCCGTGAACTCGACGACGTACGGGCCGATCTGGACACCGTGCTCGGCACCGGTATCAGGGAACTGGGCCTGGCCAGACCACCGAGCCTGTCCGTACATGTCCGCCGTCCCGCGAAGAAGGGGTGA